In Zunongwangia profunda SM-A87, the following proteins share a genomic window:
- a CDS encoding carboxypeptidase-like regulatory domain-containing protein: MKRCIFLIVIALFSIHVIAQEKFIIEGRIIDKETKTPLVYASIIFSDKSLGTTTDENGNFTFPLFDTKLSDSISITYMGYKPIKLTVAESMKLKEFELIQDAFELNEVVINTENINLKQLIKETVKSYNKNRREQPHIAIAHYREKAKKDHEYIMYMESIGYSIYAGTMKDATLLSNYKFFCENTKAYVSNSEWKQYKSLPYELPAPSGGANLNIFRYIELYGLLSEKHYRGYSYKIDSTYLFNNNIVYSIRFKGDIAEGTIHIFKESKEIFKIECTTNKYWSRAFHKLLTAKVRIAFNYFENTPFVSSINAHYENQNLLYQNDLEILVQKFQKFSLNENEYWSLNNYDGNPYIQYDPQEWRDLGITKDKDHEKIESDIPSLEKEFQDYSGRWFFVNAQREEIARTVIRRLKENF; this comes from the coding sequence ATGAAAAGATGCATATTTTTAATAGTAATAGCTCTATTCAGTATTCATGTAATAGCTCAAGAGAAATTTATTATTGAAGGTAGGATCATTGATAAAGAAACCAAAACACCTTTAGTCTATGCTTCAATTATTTTTTCAGATAAATCTCTAGGGACTACCACTGATGAAAACGGAAATTTTACCTTTCCTCTCTTTGATACAAAACTTTCTGATAGTATCTCCATTACTTATATGGGCTATAAGCCTATAAAATTAACTGTGGCAGAAAGTATGAAATTAAAGGAATTTGAGCTCATTCAAGATGCCTTTGAGCTTAATGAAGTTGTTATAAACACCGAAAATATCAACTTAAAACAATTAATTAAAGAAACCGTTAAGAGTTATAATAAAAATCGAAGAGAGCAACCTCATATTGCCATTGCACATTACCGGGAAAAAGCTAAAAAGGATCATGAATATATTATGTACATGGAGAGCATTGGTTATTCCATCTATGCAGGAACGATGAAGGATGCTACATTACTGTCAAATTACAAGTTCTTCTGTGAAAATACCAAAGCTTACGTTTCTAATTCCGAATGGAAACAATATAAAAGCCTTCCTTATGAATTGCCTGCCCCATCAGGAGGAGCGAATTTAAATATTTTTCGATATATTGAATTATACGGGTTACTTTCAGAAAAACATTATAGAGGTTACAGTTACAAAATTGATTCAACTTATCTTTTCAATAATAATATAGTATACAGTATTCGCTTTAAAGGGGATATAGCAGAAGGTACCATACATATTTTTAAAGAGAGCAAAGAGATCTTTAAAATTGAATGTACAACAAATAAATACTGGAGCAGGGCATTCCATAAACTATTGACTGCAAAAGTGAGGATTGCGTTTAATTATTTTGAAAATACTCCTTTTGTTTCTTCAATCAATGCTCATTATGAGAATCAAAATCTGTTGTACCAAAACGACCTGGAGATATTGGTTCAGAAATTTCAAAAATTTTCATTAAATGAAAATGAATACTGGAGCTTAAATAATTACGATGGAAATCCTTATATCCAGTATGATCCTCAGGAATGGCGGGACTTGGGTATTACTAAGGATAAAGATCATGAAAAAATTGAAAGTGATATACCTTCATTAGAAAAAGAATTTCAGGATTATTCGGGCCGATGGTTCTTTGTGAATGCCCAAAGAGAGGAAATAGCCAGGACAGTCATTCGGCGCCTAAAGGAAAATTTTTAA